The following proteins are co-located in the Bacteroidales bacterium genome:
- the dapB gene encoding 4-hydroxy-tetrahydrodipicolinate reductase codes for MNIALIGYGRMGHEIEAIALKRGHVVKLIIDQDNAGDLNSENLKGIDAAIEFSSPEAAFENVIKCIENRVPVVSGTTAWLAKYDEAVAACRKFNTSFIHSSNFSIGVNLLFRLNKELARQMDLYSDYSVSIEEIHHTKKLDAPSGTAITLSDGIKDNHKGYYGWCHDKENKESMIPVTSVREGLVPGTHTVTWDSEIDTISLRHEAKNRKGFALGAVVAAEYIHSRHGVFTMEDVMGF; via the coding sequence ATGAATATTGCGTTGATTGGTTATGGAAGAATGGGGCATGAAATTGAAGCAATTGCCCTAAAAAGAGGTCATGTGGTTAAACTGATTATTGATCAGGATAATGCCGGTGACCTTAATTCAGAAAATTTAAAGGGAATTGATGCGGCAATCGAGTTCTCATCGCCAGAAGCAGCGTTTGAAAATGTGATTAAATGTATTGAGAACAGGGTGCCCGTTGTCTCGGGAACTACAGCATGGCTGGCTAAATATGATGAAGCAGTAGCAGCATGCAGGAAATTTAATACTTCTTTTATCCACTCATCAAATTTCAGCATAGGAGTGAATCTGCTTTTCAGACTGAATAAGGAGCTGGCCAGGCAGATGGATCTTTACTCTGACTATTCTGTTTCGATAGAAGAGATCCATCATACAAAGAAGCTTGATGCACCAAGTGGTACAGCAATAACCCTTTCCGACGGCATAAAGGATAATCATAAGGGATACTACGGATGGTGTCATGATAAGGAAAACAAGGAATCAATGATCCCAGTTACCTCAGTCCGGGAAGGCCTGGTACCCGGTACGCATACAGTTACCTGGGATTCGGAGATTGATACGATAAGTCTCAGACATGAAGCCAAAAACAGGAAAGGTTTCGCTCTGGGAGCTGTGGTGGCAGCTGAATATATTCATTCGAGACATGGAGTATTCACAATGGAAGATGTAATGGGATTCTGA